TTCTTTGGCGGTAAATCAAACCGAGGCTCAGAAAAAAACGGCCGAATTGCTCGTGCCTTTAGCGAAAGCGAATATTGCAGTTCAGGAAAATGCTTTGCAGATTTTATGCGGAGAATATCCAGATAAGATTGAAAGAGCCGGAAATATTGATGCTGCCGAAGTTTCGGTACTTTTCCCAACAGGAATTCCAGCTTCACTTTTAAGCAGAAGACCAGATGTAAAAGCTAGCGAATATGCGGTAATATCTGCTAACGCCAAAACGGGATTAGCAAAAGCAACGATGTATCCAACGTTAAGTTTAAATCCGTCAATTGGAGTTAATTCTTTTGAATTTGAAAACTGGTTTAATTTTCCAGGTTCTGTTACCAAAACCATTGCTGCCAATTTAGTACAGCCCATTTTTAGAAAAAAAGCATTGCGAACAGCTTATGAAGTTGCGGTTTTAGAACAAGAAAAAGCGGTTGTACAATTCAAACAATCTTTTATAACAGCAGTTGGTGAAGTGAATGATGCCATGTCTAGATTGAAGTATGCTGATGAGCGTATTGTTTTAGCAAAAGATAAAGCAGAATCTTTAGATAAAGCGACTTCAGATGCTTCTCTGCTTTATAAGAGCGGAATGGCCAATTATCTTGAAGTAATCGCAGCCCAGAACAGTTCGCTCCAAAATGAATTGGATCTTGTAACAATAAAACTCGAAAAACTGAATGCAGCAATTAACCTGTACCGTGCTTTAGGAGGCGGAGTAGAGTAGTACTTAATTTTTCTTAATTCACCATTACTATAAGAAATTATAGAAATGGTGAATTTTCTTTTGAATTGATTTTATCTGATTTATGGACAAAATTACTTTTACCCGATCAGAACTTTATGGTTTGGTTTGGAAATTTCCAATTCCGCAGATTGCAAAGCATTATGAAGTTTCTAGTATGGGAATTAAAAATGCTTGCGAAAAAATGAATATTCCGCTTCCTAAAAGCAGACATTGGATTGGACCCGCATATAAAAGGAAAAATGTTCCTCAACTTTCATTGGATTTTAAAGGAAATAATGAAATTGCCATTTTAAAAAAGACGTACGAAATGCAGCTTCGAGTTCCTTCAAAATCAACACCTTTGCTTGATTTGGCTCAAAGTATAAAAAACGATGTTTATGCTCCGTTGACCATTAGCGATAAGCTAGAAAATCCGTTTGAGATTATTACGTTAACCAAGCGATATTGGGAAAGCAAAACTTTAAATCAAGATATCCAGCCAGATAAATTGGAGATTTTGGATTTAAATGTTTCTAAAGAAAACCTCAATAGGGCTTTACTGTTTATAAATGCTTTAATCAAACTGATTCACTATCGAGGATATGAATTTAGAAAAGGTCTTGATGGTTTGGATACCATCATCTTTAAAAATGAAAATGAAATAAAAATCGATTTGAGAGAAGCGCAGAAAAGAATAACCAAAAATGGATTAAGAGAAACTTCTGGTTACATTTTTACAGGCGATTTCATTTTTAGAATTTCAAGAGGATCCAATAAAAAGGAGTGGCGCGACGGAAAGATTACTTTAGAAAATAATCTTGCATTAATTATGGCAAAAATAGAATTAATGGCTGCAGAAGATTAGATTTAATCCAGAGTGGAATTCAAATAAGAAAAATGATAAAGCCCCTTTAGAGTTTTATATTGTAAATGTTTTTATTCTCTGCTATAAATTCCGCTTCTTTGGAAATTATAAAAAAAGAGGCTTATTTTTACGGTAGCCTCTCTTTTCAAATAGTTGTGTTGTGGTTTAAAAAGAAACCAGCTTAGTATATAAATTAATTAATTTTAACCAAATGCTCTTCAATAGCAGCTCTTTGAGATTCGTATTGAGCTGGAAGTTTCAAGTTTTGACCTAATTCTTCTAAGCTTTCGTCTACAGTAAATCCAGGATTATCGGTTGCAATTTCAAACAAAACACCTCCTGGTTCTCTGAAATATAGAGAGTGGAAATATTGTCTGTCAATTTGCGGCGTAATCTGCAATCCGTATTCTTCGATTTTTTCTCTGAATTTCATTAAAATTTCATCATTCTGTACACGGAAAGCCACGTGATGAACAGTTCCGTTAGCATTTAAACCGCGTTTTTCTTCTGGCAATTCTACCAAGTCAACAATAGCAGCATTTTCTACAGCATCTGTTGCATAACGGTAACGGTTAACATCCTGATCGATCAATTTATAACCAAAAATATCAGTTAAGATAGCAGCAGTTGGTTTAATGTTGTTCAAAGTCAAAGTAATGTTATGAAAACCTTTTGTAGCCACATCTGCTTTTACTTCGTCAGTTTCCCAAGCTTTTCTGTTATCGTCTGTTTTAGATTCGATTAACTCCAATTTTAGTCCGTCTGGATCTAAGAAAGTCAAATATTTTTCTCCAAACTTTTCAGCTGGTTTATTGTAAATTACATTGTATTGCTCAAAACGTTTTTGCCAGAAATCAAGACTTCCTTTTGGAACAGAATATCCAATTTCAGTCGCCATTCCAGAACCTTTTCTTCCTTGCTGAATTCCGGCTCCCCAAGGGAAGAAGGTTAAAATAGTTCCTGCGCTTCCAACTTCGTCGCCAAAGTAAAAATGGTAGGTTCCTGGATCGTCAAAGTTCACTGTTTTTTTAATAAATCTTAATCCTAAAATTTTTGAATAAAAGTCAAAATTGCGTTTAGCGTCACCTGCAATTGCAGTAATATGGTGTAAGCCTAAAATTTTATTTTCCATGGTATTTTTTATATTAAATTGTTATTGATTTTTCTTTTACAAATTTACGGCGGTTATGCTTCTGCATCGATTAACCTAGATTAAGAAATAAAACAGCATTGTTTTTTGAAAACATCAAAGCAAACCAAATAACATTCCGATTTTGAAAAGACTTTGAAAACAAGGCTTTTGGCAGAAAACCATATTTTAGGCAATACGATATTTCGTAATTTTATGATATAAAAATGATGTATTTAGAAAATGTATACTTGTTTACTAAATGCTATTCCTTATTTTTACGCTATCACCGCCAAAATACCACAATAAATACCCGTTTATGGAAAAGCCTACAGAGAATGCTGTAATCGCTATAAATCGATTGCAGGAAAGAGAAAAAGAACAAATGCTCATTATGTCTATTTGTGCAGCACTTTCTCGGGCTTTAAACAAAAAGGAACTAGAATCTCTTGTAAACGGAATATTAAAAGATAATTTTCAATTTGATGATTTTATTTTGGCTTCTTCTGATGAAAGCAAAGGGGATTATTTCATTTTTCATTCAACAGATAAATATATAGATTCAAAAAGTTACGCTACAAATGATGGCTTTTTTGATGATTGCATTAATTCTCCTGATGTAGTTTCTTTCGACTTATCAAATTCAAAGCATCCAGAATACATTCAGAACATTTATAAAAAAGGCTCTAAAAACGCATTTGGGATTGGACTTCCTTATATAAAAGGAAATCGAAATGTGCTTTTTCTTTTTTTTAAAAATGCTAAAACTTTCAGCAGAGAATCTAATCGTATTTTGAGAGGAATTGTTATGCAGCTTTCTATCACGCTAAGAAACATTATGCTGACACAGCAAAATGAAAGCGTTCTTGCTGAATTGGAAATAATGAAGCAGAATATTTTAGGAAAGAAAGAAAAAAACATTCAGAAAAAGCAAGGTTTTCAGGGAATTATTGGGACTAGTGATGCTATGAAAGACGTTTATGAATTGATTGCTCAAGGCGCATCTTCAAATTCTACGGTTTTAATTTTGGGCGAAACCGGAACAGGGAAAGAACTTGTAGCAAGTGCAATTCATAATTTATCTGAAGTTTCCAACCAAAAAATGATTAAGGTAAATTGCGCTTCAATTCCCGAAAATTTGATCGAAAGCGAATTATTCGGTCATGAGAAAGGTGCTTTTACAGGGGCAACCGAACAAAGAATAGGTAAGTTTGAACAAGCCGAAAACAGTACCATTTTTCTAGACGAAATAGGAGAGTTGCCATTAGAATTGCAAGGTAAACTGCTTCGTGTTCTGCAAGAAAAGGAAATTGAACGGGTTGGCGGAAACAAAAGCATAAAAGTGAATGCTAGAGTTATTGCCGCAACCAATAAAATAC
The Flavobacterium humidisoli DNA segment above includes these coding regions:
- a CDS encoding sigma-54 interaction domain-containing protein, with product MEKPTENAVIAINRLQEREKEQMLIMSICAALSRALNKKELESLVNGILKDNFQFDDFILASSDESKGDYFIFHSTDKYIDSKSYATNDGFFDDCINSPDVVSFDLSNSKHPEYIQNIYKKGSKNAFGIGLPYIKGNRNVLFLFFKNAKTFSRESNRILRGIVMQLSITLRNIMLTQQNESVLAELEIMKQNILGKKEKNIQKKQGFQGIIGTSDAMKDVYELIAQGASSNSTVLILGETGTGKELVASAIHNLSEVSNQKMIKVNCASIPENLIESELFGHEKGAFTGATEQRIGKFEQAENSTIFLDEIGELPLELQGKLLRVLQEKEIERVGGNKSIKVNARVIAATNKILEKEVYGERFRSDLYFRLNVYPIKLPALRDRKEDIPVLGHFFLEKHAAKMGRNLKRFSKKVLNSMMANPWPGNVRELENMVERSILFAKDEKIKEMIFPEIVMASSDTLVNEFYTKPLQEVEKEHILKVIKKCNGRISGPQGAAVLLGLPSTTLTSRMKKLGIKKEHFLD
- a CDS encoding ring-cleaving dioxygenase; translated protein: MENKILGLHHITAIAGDAKRNFDFYSKILGLRFIKKTVNFDDPGTYHFYFGDEVGSAGTILTFFPWGAGIQQGRKGSGMATEIGYSVPKGSLDFWQKRFEQYNVIYNKPAEKFGEKYLTFLDPDGLKLELIESKTDDNRKAWETDEVKADVATKGFHNITLTLNNIKPTAAILTDIFGYKLIDQDVNRYRYATDAVENAAIVDLVELPEEKRGLNANGTVHHVAFRVQNDEILMKFREKIEEYGLQITPQIDRQYFHSLYFREPGGVLFEIATDNPGFTVDESLEELGQNLKLPAQYESQRAAIEEHLVKIN
- a CDS encoding efflux transporter outer membrane subunit; the protein is MKTLYKIGMVLLTGAIMTSCVVGKKYSRTDLNAPEKYREEVAVTGDTVLLPWKNYYKDPLLVALIEKALVKNNEVIIAMKSMEQLDLSYKQAKLSLLPTLDFDAGASRSYQSKNSLNGSLSAQFIGKDYMDDYNANLRLAWEVDIWGKAAMQKRDAKAAYFAQKENLSALKTRIIVQVAQAYYNLLGLDEQLKIAEKNIELSTNTLSMMELQYKSGSISSLAVNQTEAQKKTAELLVPLAKANIAVQENALQILCGEYPDKIERAGNIDAAEVSVLFPTGIPASLLSRRPDVKASEYAVISANAKTGLAKATMYPTLSLNPSIGVNSFEFENWFNFPGSVTKTIAANLVQPIFRKKALRTAYEVAVLEQEKAVVQFKQSFITAVGEVNDAMSRLKYADERIVLAKDKAESLDKATSDASLLYKSGMANYLEVIAAQNSSLQNELDLVTIKLEKLNAAINLYRALGGGVE